A genomic segment from Amphiura filiformis chromosome 10, Afil_fr2py, whole genome shotgun sequence encodes:
- the LOC140163140 gene encoding uncharacterized protein has protein sequence MQGLSARSAGVGGDMNVMKAKYFLLIVVFFSYETTAITRNDDSGGKAFVLTFPYHMYNANADIIGIPSVFVSTQIKNTVVMTTVSVPGIEFNQSANLTSVQNVNIVLPHEAAFYNVGYSAKRSVAVIVTATDVVSVHGYYGAYRGYDGFFVLPTTALDNEYFAVGYPFAFYSSEFAVTAIEDNTTVVIKGQPPVSLQQYESYQFFGDDVTGLLITADKPVSVISGHQCAKIPSDSSSSCDYIMENIPPVKTLGNHYLLTPFLGRTSGYVYRIVAALSGITNVTISGRNRTVVSLSAGQFYEGNVASDEMLVVTADNSIMVAQYAKGGRDTDGVGDPFMVVIPPTQRFTNNVTFPVVALTSLDNDPPWFVTRYFLSIISGCDSMNSFHLDETPLGVENISLLQTTPDGEYCVLRTPVNPGFHSVTHPLASFLVLVYGFAYRRGYGYAAGYNVHSGDAAALTSAVPQYAGCLPFSKPAQGTLVPDRDLYGYGESVTVYCRQGFGLQGDEVLVCLDSGLWHGQIPTCSTSPNSTSSISTIIIACVVGGLVVIIILVILLVLYRKRNNPSTSGVESPVHYSTTIADISNAVSPGNPPMNYGIGRNNIGYEDLQHGEGEERQSRDYQGLYAVVS, from the exons ATGCAAGGGTTGTCTGCACGTAGTGCTGGTGTTGGTGGAGACATGAATGTGATGAAGGCGAAATACTTTCTGctcattgttgttttcttttcataCGAGACAACAG CTATTACCAGAAATGATGACTCTGGTGGAAAAGCATTCGTATTGACATTCCCGTACCACATGTACAACGCGAACGCAGATATTATTGGGATTCCTAGCGTATTCGTCTCCACTCAAATAAAGAATACTGTAGTAATGACAACAGTTTCGGTTCCCGGTATTGAATTTAACCAATCTGCAAACTTGACCAGTGTTCAGAATGTAAACATTGTTCTTCCCCACGAAGCCGCTTTTTATAATGTTGGATACAGCGCTAAAAGATCTGTGGCTGTAATTGTAACTGCAACAGACGTCGTGTCTGTGCATGGATATTATGGAGCATACCGAGGTTACGATGGGTTTTTCGTCCTTCCAACTACAGCCTTGGACAATGAATATTTTGCAGTGGGATATCCATTTGCGTTTTACTCTTCCGAATTTGCAGTAACCGCCATTGAAGACAACACAACAGTGGTGATCAAGGGACAACCACCGGTATCTTTACAACAATATGAATCTTATCAGTTCTTTGGTGATGACGTGACTGGTTTGTTAATCACTGCTGATAAGCCAGTGTCTGTCATATCTGGACATCAGTGTGCCAAGATCCCCAGTGATTCTAGTTCTAGTTGTGACTACATAATGGAGAATATTCCTCCTGTCAAGACATTGGGAAATCACTACCTACTCACTCCATTCCTTGGCCGGACGTCAGGCTATGTATACCGCATAGTAGCCGCGTTATCCGGTATAACAAACGTAACTATATCTGGGAGGAATCGAACTGTCGTCTCTCTGTCGGCTGGGCAGTTTTATGAAGGCAACGTAGCATCTGATGAAATGTTAGTTGTAACGGCTGATAATTCTATCATGGTTGCTCAATACGCTAAGGGAGGCAGAGATACTGATGGAGTTGGTGATCCATTTATGGTGGTGATTCCACCCACACAAAGGTTTACTAACAATGTGACATTCCCAGTGGTAGCTTTGACCAGTCTTGACAACGATCCCCCGTGGTTCGTTACGCGATATTTTCTTTCAATTATATCAGGATGTGATAGCATGAACTCATTTCACCTGGATGAAACGCCATTGGGTGTCGAAAACATAAGCTTGTTACAAACAACTCCCGATGGCGAGTATTGCGTTCTGCGTACTCCCGTCAACCCAGGTTTCCATTCAGTCACTCATCCGTTAGCCTCGTTCCTAGTTCTCGTCTATGGCTTTGCTTACCGTAGAGGCTATGGATATGCAGCTGGATACAATGTGCACTCTGGAGATGCAGCGGCTCTTACCAGTGCTGTTCCTCAATATGCAG GATGCCTCCCATTTTCAAAACCGGCACAAGGTACATTAGTTCCGGACAGAGACTTGTATGGATATGGAGAATCAGTAACTGTTTACTGTCGTCAAGGATTTGGACTACAAGGTGACGAAGTACTAGTGTGTTTAGATAGTGGGCTTTGGCATGGACAAATACCAACATGTTCTACATCCCCAA ATTCAACTTCGTCTATTAGCACTATAATCATCGCCTGTGTTGTAGGAGGTTTAGTGGTGATAATTATACTTGTGATTTTGTTGGTGTTATATCGTAAAAG GAACAATCCATCTACATCAGGTGTAGAATCACCAGTACATTACTCAACGACCATAGCAGACATATCCAACGCAGTCAGCCCAGGCAATCCACCTATGAACTACGGTATAGGAAGAAATAATATTGGGTACGAAGATCTTCAACATGGTGAAGGAGAAGAGAGACAATCAAGAGATTATCAAGGGCTATATGCAGTGGTTTCGTAA
- the LOC140163139 gene encoding very low-density lipoprotein receptor-like: protein MDTISVSNLDGSKHSVIIEDGLDWPRAIAGDPRSGFMFWTDCGMYPKIEKAGMNGDYRESIVTADLMWPNGIAIDYFAELLYWVDTKMHTLSSCDFDGFNRRTIINSNTVLPHPFSIAVFEDEVYWTDREKASIQKANKYDGSSKTNLLTDLNNPMNLRVMHPLIQSNLSENYCGKDNGSCSYLCVAAPQVSDRSTRYSCMCPNGQYIMDDNHTCTSSGPKGKVRQQGIGIKKERKGPSGI from the exons ATGGATACCATTAGCGTATCAAATCTGGATGGATCAAAACACAGTGTGATCATTGAGGATGGTTTGGATTGGCCTAGAGCCATTGCTGGTGACCCACGATCTGG ATTCATGTTTTGGACAGACTGTGGCATGTATCCAAAGATCGAGAAAGCTGGGATGAATGGAGATTACCGAGAGAGCATTGTCACTGCTGACCTGATGTGGCCAAACGGTATTGCCATTGACTACTTTGCAGAGCTTCTCTACTGGGTGGATACCAAGATGCACACTCTCAGCAGCTGCGACTTTGATGGCTTTAACAGACGAACCATCATCAACTCCAATACCGTACTACCTCACCCCTTCTCAATCGCTGTGTTTGAAGATGAAGTTTACTGGACAGACAGGGAGAAGGCTTCCATTCAGAAGGCAAATAAATATGATGGCTCCTCCAAGACAAATTTGCTTACGGACCTCAACAACCCAATGAACCTGCGTGTCATGCATCCACTGATCCAATCTAACT TGTCAGAAAACTACTGTGGAAAAGACAACGGAAGCTGCTCATACTTGTGCGTCGCAGCCCCACAAGTCTCCGATAGATCTACACGTTACTCCTGCATGTGCCCTAATGGTCAGTATATCATGGATGATAACCACACTTGTACATCATCCGGTCCCAAGGGGAAAGTACGACAGCAAGGGATCGggataaagaaggaaagaaaaggaCCTAGTGGAATATAA